The Ascaphus truei isolate aAscTru1 chromosome 11, aAscTru1.hap1, whole genome shotgun sequence genome includes a window with the following:
- the LOC142462881 gene encoding olfactory receptor 5V1-like produces MENMMGNQTKVSEFLLIGLSDNSQTQDLLFLVFLLIYLLTLSGNLLILYLVFSDSQLQTPMYFFLGNLAFLDMTYSSVTTPRMLSDFYTIRRSISFPACTTQVFFFIYFASSELFLLAVMSYDRYVAICKPLHYINIMSWKVCTQLASLVWILGFLYSLVHTLCSLRLSFCGPNTIHNFFCDLPHLFQLSCTDTFINILVIFLVGGVLGIGAFTITFLPYIRIFNTVLRIQNNEGKLKAFSTCTSHLTVVFIFYGSILFIYFIPTTSYLFAVNRLVSVVYALINPLLNPLIYSLRNKDLKAALRRALHDMVSE; encoded by the coding sequence ATGGAAAACATGATGGGGAACCAAACAAAGGTGTCTGAATTTCTTCTCATTGGACTATCAGATAATTCGCAGACCCAGGATCTTCTTTTCCTGGTTTTCCTTCTTATCTACCTGTTGACTCTTTCCGGAAACCTCCTGATTCTTTACTTAGTCTTCTCTGACTCTCAACTTCAAACCCCAATGTACTTCTTCCTTGGAAACCTGGCATTCTTGGACATGACCTATTCCTCCGTCACTACCCCTAGAATGCTCTCTGATTTCTACACCATAAGGAGGTCAATATCCTTTCCTGCCTGTACGACTCAGGTCTTTTTCTTCATTTATTTTGCCAGCTCAGAGCTCTTCCTTCTGGCCGTGATGTCCTACGACAGATATGTTGCCATATGCAAACCTTTGCATTATATTAACATTATGTCCTGGAAAGTCTGTACCCAGCTGGCATCGTTGGTGTGGATTCTTGGGTTCCTATACTCCTTGGTGCACACACTTTGTTCACTCAGGTTATCATTCTGTGGTCCAAACACCATCCACAATTTCTTTTGTGACTTGCCTCATTTATTCCAGCTCTCTTGCACCGACACTTTCATCAACATCCTGGTCATATTTCTTGTAGGGGGAGTTCTGGGAATTGGGGCTTTCACCATCACTTTTCTTCCGTATATACGTATCTTCAACACTGTCCTCAGAATCCAGAACAATGAAGGAAAGCTTAAAGCTTTCTCAACCTGCACATCTCACCTGACGGTGGTGTTTATCTTTTATGGTTCGATCctctttatttactttattcCCACCACAAGCTACCTATTTGCTGTAAACAGACTGGTGTCTGTAGTTTATGCTTTAATTAACCCCTTGCTAAATCCCCTAATCTACAGTCTGAGGAACAAAGATCtcaaggcagctcttaggagggcTCTGCATGACATGGTTTCTGAATAG